Proteins encoded in a region of the Onthophagus taurus isolate NC chromosome 10, IU_Otau_3.0, whole genome shotgun sequence genome:
- the LOC111428436 gene encoding uro-adherence factor A-like isoform X1 — MSVPMSQYEALLEEVRLLRRRTQHVQQLADPLISNEERYDVQGKCQTLLSNNVTKSKTNLNPTMDSTDVEFLHETKPPDEFDQIDHENIPSEDECGRVSSTHMSVSSEPISQPTRGRASLYHGTWPVERTTTMWNSEPTNLGPMTNNLTAIRMDQTSVMSFASSSGGAPLDRVLSSPDHSRRSSQQLEAKMDMVYSLLAMLGGQEHADMGETLLALSTSPESCLAMRQSGCIPLLVQLVQSDKDADSRKKASEALHNLVHSQPDEKLRKRETRVLKLLEQARLYTEALKNNTEFIPDPSISSGDDTASDKHPVATIAHLMKHSFDEGHRQAICQLGGIYVIANLVENEHSIHGSTNEDGQCILMRRYACMALTNLTFGDSGNKALLCSFREFMRALVVQLQSPSDELRQVTASVLRNLSWRADSVSKEILKEVGTVTGLMKAAMVDSKENTLKSILSALWNLSAHCTENKAEICAIDGALGFLVDMLSYKTPSKSLAVIENSGGILRNISSQIAVREDYREILRKHNCLQVLLEQLKSPSLTIVSNACGTLWNLSAKNGQDQESLWQMGAPAMLRSLNHSKHKMIAMGSSAALKNLLSSRPSHSLLPQMDATAKAMDLPVLPTLGARKQKALLQDLDQNLRETYDNLESPKDFKKTFLKEKKDEDLCHAFSSINLNETSSNSYFHQKTFSGGSSSLPYTTQKRLKRIEDETDSNDQPIDFSRKYSEKQDNLKQKKYVTTSYAETDLDQPTDYSLRYAEDDSDSEIPKNEYVQDTVKTYCTEGTPLNFSTATSMSDLRIEKIDNEKTSQNSSSIQKEENVIDEKDRCSTEDISEIETARKSEKLQFNSGLMSPEKPVNYCEEGTPGYFSRVSSFGSLTSIPANENLKGKTGQDKERISQNVSQEDETKREIIPNENQKAVKFEQTVNYAEETPLMFSRSSSLASLDSFEQHSIHDDRSSIVSEISRFTSGVVSPDIPDSPSQTMPPSPRPRKVLEYPSTSRAAILFQRTAADGRPQPAPRSIQKPSIFEDNVTKFKEESTPVQFSTATSLSSLTIDEHEDRNLTLPKVSPPTSQNSGSTLSANATNVNVEEKVKQNDEKKDVEPEKPANISSDSEIHISENEGDEDILADCINIGMQNRRHKEVEPVQATPGAKSYNYPLKRPASGSGIPLPRRFGQNNGSGDTVKTYCTEDTPAILSHAGSQSDLSILSSPNEKKNNSNVKDYTSDDSGSNLSGDNENILAECIQSGMPKAKPKHNNSKIFNKVTPDNNYLDGKDRKLTYLIAKDEVEKFAVENSPCQFSLRSSLSDLTVDGSVAGLASMKPASSNNQQKPINNSNLSGQESLSSLSVDSVGSVENEQALLEQCISSGMPKSKSSESSQHPDTEQKDPKNAPAASAVASIPHQLEFEQIHDHRPAPPPITAGEDESDAGRSHATRDEPLKTPPATEQVLIEPKKSGCEKENVEEKIENEKIVNRMLDPDAMIESLDRFTAELVLQAQSRMEKEKDLQNSVTDGGETWTDISPNDVSFPSISGSVPQVITFSDDYARKEANFTTDMSTLTESTLIAIEATRIATTFQMEAAMAHSTGPFELDMIQPPSHLNSLTSSINELDFNKTKRSPKLTVRKKSLPNLMIRKALTNSLNQATSFESLENRSISNLDHVNPPSILGDVELLDLEGSMISVASLQSEAEDVKTDFLINGFVSENRQNSHPMFNVKVPYSEIENVNPPSIFNEITDICNSLADAQTEAMGTETEIFEDCITHLDNDATLFSDANSSTPLESDLSSNDSTPKKQRKMLTPKERRNLSKDRYKTYTIDLQASEDYVTCTSGTPPRSSPKMTAREKRLNNRSRFETQVIDESILKNFESSSSKETISETSTLTSTCITESTLNGNCSQSNIRKNFIQKRLENRDRFKTKVITDNSSAVMLITSPNSPDLHYLLQKEANTVLKTLNETKTKVDELLECETLSLVSNEEDSSEQNSGGSNYRTYHKSWGLNQPHIPVVDQQSTDDTIKTKELDSFEIENIENSESSDFEGEVKPGKPKIVKPEDVVEKDEEKVKAIRGHRKSLYHRNVKTTPPSKIVSPTPISNKMSPTNKNLVTKTTPPKNVNKTPLTNSKLIKPSTKSTNIPTQKNNFITSKPPQQQSPIKSNSPKQHSNSTSTKSPNLERQGTFVKEEKPKTVSGIPKSAPSKIPSTSNIPKPSKIARATPPPPPKSIPKPQKTPPLNNQEKPKTFYRSPSVDAKDVTKRSSLQPSTSSQSLKNGGVVKRSSMPESTNQQRNGSNGSLASNGSNSKQITSKIASLWKRVEESKKQSNKTIDKRVWIQPEQQKLIRSNTFDNKDELHGNQDSGKRISRLGSFVVVEGEPNV, encoded by the exons ATGTCGGTGCCAATGTCACAATATGAGGCACTTCTTGAGGAAGTACGTTTGCTTAGGCGCAGAACTCAACATGTTCAACAACTCGCAGATCCTTTAATATCAAATGAAGAACGTTATGATGTACAG gGAAAATGTCAAACGCTTTTAAGCAATAATGTAACcaaaagtaaaacaaatttaaatccgACGATGGATTCAACTGACGTGgaatttttacacgaaacgAAACCCCCAGACGAG tttgATCAAATTGACCATGAAAATATTCCAAGTGAAGATGAATGCGGCCGCGTATCCAGTACTCACATGTCAGTTAGCAGTGAACCAATATCACAACCAACGAGGGGTCGAGCTAGTTTATACCATGGAACATGGCCGGTTGAAAGAACGACTACAATGTGGAATTCAGAACCAACAAATTTAGGTCCAATGACAAATAATTTAACCGCGATTCGAATGGATCAAACAAGCGTAATGAGTTTTGCTTCAAGTTCCGGTGGCGCCCCTTTAGATCGCGTATTAAGTAGCCCAGATCATTCACGAAGATCTTCACAACAATTAGAAGCAAAAATGGATATGGTTTATAGTTTATTAGCTATGTTGGGGGGGCAAGAACACGCCGATATGGGAGAAACCCTTTTGGCATTAAGTACAAGCCCTGAAAGTTGTTTAGCAATGCGACAATCTGGTTGTATACCCCTTCTGGTGCAATTAGTTCAATCGGATAAAGACGCCGATTCACGAAAGAAAGCATCCGAGGCTTTACATAATTTGGTGCATTCACAACCGGATGAGAAACTTCGCAAACGAGAAACAAGGGTTTTAAAGTTATTAGAACAAGCTAGATTATATACGGaagctttaaaaaataacaccGAATTTATTCCTGATCCATCAATATCTTCCGGTGACGATACCGCAAGCGATAAACATCCCGTCGCTACGATAGCGCATTTAATGAAACATTCGTTTGATGAGGGTCATCGTCAAGCGATTTGTCAACTTGGAGGGATTTACGTAATCGCTAATTTAGTTGAGAATGAACACTCAATTCATGGTAGCACGAACGAAGATGGTCAATGCATTTTAATGAGACGTTACGCGTGTATGGCTTTAACAAATCTTACATTTGGTGATAGCGGAAATAAAGCTCTTCTCTGTTCGTTTCGCGAATTTATGCGAGCTCTTGTTGTACAACTACAAAGTCCCAGTGATGAATTAAGACAAGTGACAGCAAGCGTGCTTAGAAATTTATCATGGAGAGCTGATTCAGTTagcaaagaaattttaaaagaagttGGGACAGTAACTGGATTAATGAAAGCGGCGATGGTTGATAGTAAAGAGAATACGTTAAAATCAATACTTTCGGCTTTATGGAATTTATCGGCTCATTGTACAGAAAATAAAGCGGAAATTTGTGCTATAGATGGAGCGTTAGGTTTCTTAGTTGATATGTTATCTTACAAAACTCCATCAAAATCATTAGCTGTTATTGAAAATTCGGGTGGGATACTTAGAAACATTTCATCTCAAATCGCTGTAAGAGAGGATTATCGGGAAATCTTACGGAAACATAATTGTCTTCAAgtacttttagaacaattaaAATCACCTAGTTTGACCATTGTTAGTAACGCTTGTGGTACCTTATGGAATCTTTCAGCGAAAAATGGGCAAGATCAAGAAAGTTTATGGCAAATGGGGGCTCCGGCGATGTTGAGAAGTTTAAATCAttcaaaacataaaatgatTGCTATGGGCTCAAGCGCtgctttaaaaaatttattaagttctCGCCCCAGCCATAGCTTATTACCCCAAATGGACGCCACAGCTAAAGCTATGGATCTTCCAGTTTTACCAACGTTAGGTGCAAGGAAACAAAAAGCTTTATTACAAGATTTAGATCAAAACTTAAGAGAAACCTACGATAATTTAGAATCGccaaaagatttcaaaaaaacctttttaaaagaaaagaaagacgAAGATTTGTGTCATGCGTTTTCATCGATTAACCTCAATGAAACATCTTCAAACTCATATTTCCATCAAAAAACGTTTAGTGGTGGATCTTCATCACTTCCATACACAACACAAAAAAGATTGAAACGAATTGAAGATGAAACGGATTCTAACGATCAACCAATCGATTTTAGCCGAAAATATTCTGAGAaacaagataatttaaaacaaaaaaaatatgttacaaCATCATACGCCGAAACTGATTTAGATCAACCAACCGATTATTCTTTAAGATACGCCGAAGACGATTCAGACTCAGAAATACCTAAAAACGAATACGTACAAGACACCGTTAAAACATATTGTACGGAAGGGACACCTTTAAATTTCTCAACGGCTACATCAATGTCCGATTTGAGAATAGAAAAAATCGACAACGAAAAAACATCGCAGAATTCATCTTCAAttcaaaaagaagaaaatgttatcgACGAAAAAGATCGTTGTTCAACCGAAGATATTTCAGAGATTGAAACGGCGAGGAAATCGGAAAAGTTACAATTTAATTCGGGGTTGATGTCGCCGGAAAAGCCGGTTAATTACTGCGAAGAAGGAACTCCGGGTTATTTTTCGAGAGTGAGCAGTTTTGGATCGTTAACTTCAATTCCAGcgaatgaaaatttgaaaggTAAAACAGGACAAGATAAAGAAAGAATCTCTCAAAACGTTTCGCAAGAAGATGAAACGAAACGCGAAATAATCCCGAATGAGAATCAAAAAGCCGTTAAATTCGAACAAACCGTAAATTACGCCGAAGAAACTCCATTAATGTTTTCGCGTTCGAGTTCTCTGGCTTCGTTGGATAGTTTTGAGCAACACTCTATCCACGATGATCGAAGCTCAATCGTTTCTGAAATTAg TCGTTTTACAAGCGGAGTTGTTTCCCCGGATATCCCCGATTCTCCATCGCAAACGATGCCGCCGAGTCCGCGCCCtcgaaaagttttagaataccCATCCACTTCTCGAGCAgctattttatttcaaagaaCGGCCGCTGATGGGCGACCTCAACCAGCACCTCGAAGTATTCAAAAACCAagtatttttgaagataatgTTACTAAATTTAAAGAGGAGAGTACTCCAGTACAATTTTCCACGGCAACGAGTTTGAGTAGTTTAACTATTGATGAACACGAAGATCGAAATTTGACATTGCCAAAG GTTTCTCCCCCAACCAGTCAAAATAGTGGGAGTACTTTGAGTGCAAACGCAACGAATGTCAATGTTGAGGAAAAAGTTAAACAAAACGACGAAAAGAAAGATGTTGAACCTGAAAAACCGGCGAATATCAGTTCGGATTCGGAGATACACATCTCTGAAAATGAAGGCGATGAAGACATTTTAGCGGATTGTATTAATATTGGGATGCAAAATCGGAG GCACAAAGAAGTTGAACCCGTTCAGGCAACCCCCGGTGCAAAATCGTACAATTACCCACTAAAACGACCAGCATCTGGAAGTGGAATACCTCTACCAAGAAGATTTGGGCAAAATAATGGGAGTGGTGACACAGTGAAAACTTATTGTACCGAAGATACTCCGGCGATTTTAAGTCATGCTGGCTCCCAATCCGATTTGAGCATATTATCATCGCCgaacgaaaagaaaaataatagtaACGTAAAAGATTATACGTCAGATGATAGCGGAAGTAATTTATCTGGggataacgaaaatattttagctgaGTGTATACAATCTGGGATGCCGAAAGCTAAACCAAAACATAAcaactcaaaaatatttaacaaagtAACTCCAGATAACAATTATTTAGATGGGAAAGACCGAAAATTGACTTATTTAATCGCTAAGGATGAAGTTGAGAAATTCGCCGTCGAAAATAGTCCGTGCCAGTTTTCTTTAAGATCGAGTTTAAGTGATTTAACCGTCGATGGAAGTGTAGCTGGTTTAGCAAg tatgaAACCAGCATCATCGAATAATCAACAAAAACcgattaataattcaaatttatccGGCCAAGAATCTTTATCTTCATTAAGTGTCGATTCAGTTGGATCCGTCGAGAATGAACAAGCGTTGTTGGAGCAATGTATATCATCGGGAATGCCAAAAAGTAAATCTTCAGAATCGTCTCAACACCCCGATACGGAACAAAAAGATCCAAAAAACGCACCTGCTGCGTCTGCTGTCGCAAGCATACCTCATCAGCTCGAATTCGAGCAGATTCACGATCATCGTCCCGCACCACCACCAATAACGGCAGGCGAAGACGAGTCAGACGCAGGCAGAAGTCACGCGACGAGGGACGAACCTTTGAAAACACCCCCCGCAACAGAACAGGTTTTGATCGAACCAAAGAAGAGTGGGtgtgaaaaagaaaatgttgaagaaaaaattgaaaatgaaaagattGTAAATAGAATGTTAGATCCGGATGCGATGATCGAATCTTTAGATCGATTTACAGCCGAATTAGTATTACAAGCTCAATCGAgaatggaaaaagaaaaagatttacaaaaCTCTGTTACCGATGGTGGTGAAACTTGGACGGATATTTCACCAAACGATGTTAGCTTCCCGAGTATTTCCGGTTCTGTTCCGCAAGTAATAACATTTAGCGATGACTATGCGAGAAAAGAGGCCAATTTCACGACGGATATGAGCACATTAACGGAATCAACTTTAATTGCGATAGAAGCAACCCGAATCGCGACCACTTTTCAAATGGAAGCCGCGATGGCTCATAGCACGGGTCCTTTTGAATTGGACATGATCCAACCACCTTCTCATTTGAATTCATTAACAAGCTCGATAAACGAacttgattttaataaaacaaaacgaaGTCCTAAATTAACGGTAAGAAAGAAATCTTTACCGAACTTAATGATACGAAAAGCACTTACAAACTCGCTAAATCAAGCGACAAGTTTTGAATCGTTGGAAAACAGGAGTATATCTAACTTAGATCATGTTAATCCCCCTTCGATTTTAGGCGATGTTGAGCTTTTAGACCTTGAAGGCTCAATGATAAGTGTGGCTTCTTTACAAAGCGAAGCCGAGGATGtcaaaacggattttttaattaacggATTTGTTTCTGAGAATCGACAAAACTCGCATCCGATGTTTAATGTGAAAGTACCCTACTcggaaattgaaaatgttaatccCCCATCGATTTTCAATGAAATTACGGATATTTGTAATTCTTTAGCTGACGCTCAAACTGAAGCCATGGGAACTGAAACTGAAATCTTCGAAGATTGCATCACCCACTTAGACAATGATGCAACTTTATTTTCCGACGCAAATAGTAGCACCCCATTGGAAAGTGATTTAAGCAGTAACGATTCGACTCCTAAAAagcaaagaaaaatgttaaccCCAAAAGAGCGAAGAAACCTGTCTAAAGATCGATATAAAACTTACACGATTGATTTGCAAGCTTCCGAAGATTACGTTACATGCACTTCAGGAACTCCTCCAAGAAGTAGCCCAAAAATGACGGCGAGAGAAAAAAGGTTAAATAATCGATCTAGATTTGAAACGCAAGTTATTGATGAAagtatcttaaaaaattttgaaagttcttcatcaaaagaaacaatttctGAAACTTCTACTTTAACATCAACGTGCATCACAGAGAGTACATTAAATGGAAATTGTTCCCAATCTAATATTCGcaaaaatttcattcaaaaaaggttAGAAAACCGGGATCGATTCAAAACAAAGGTAATCACAGATAATTCTTCAGCTGTAATGTTAATAACATCACCGAATTCGCCCGATTTACattatttactacaaaaagAGGCTAACACAGTgctcaaaactttaaatgaaaCTAAAACGAAAGTGGATGAATTATTAGAATGCGAAACATTAAGTTTGGTATCAAACGAAGAAGATTCATCCGAGCAAAACTCTGGGGGTTCTAATTATAGAACGTATCACAAGAGTTGGGGGCTCAATCAACCTCATATACCGGTTGTTGATCAACAATCAACAGATGATACAATTAAAACGAAAGAATTAGAtagttttgaaattgaaaacatcgaaaattcTGAATCGTCTGATTTTGAAGGTGAGGTTAAACCAGGAAAaccaaaaattgttaaaccCGAAGATGTCGTagaaaaagatgaagaaaaagTGAAAGCGATTCGTGGGCACCGAAAATCTTTGTACCATCGAAACGTTAAAACAACCCCACCAAGTAAAATCGTTTCACCAACTCCGATTAGTAATAAAATGAGtcctacaaataaaaatttggtaACAAAAACGACCCCACCgaaaaatgttaacaaaacCCCACTaactaattcaaaattaattaaaccatCAACAAAATCGACGAATATCCcaactcaaaaaaataattttattacttccAAACCACCACAACAACAAAGCCCGATTAAAAGTAATTCACCAAAACAACATTCGAATTCTACTTCAACAAAGTCGCCGAATTTAGAACGACAAGGGACttttgttaaagaagaaaaaccgAAAACAGTTTCGGGAATTCCAAAATCGGCGCCAAGTAAAATCCCATCAACGAGTAATATTCCGAAACCTTCAAAAATCGCGAGAGCCaccccaccaccaccacctaaATCAATTCCAAAACCACAAAAAACACCCCCTTTAAATAACCAAGAGAaaccaaaaactttttatcgATCCCCAAGCGTCGATGCGAAAGATGTCACGAAAAGAAGCAGCTTACAACCGTCTACTTCGAgtcaaagtttaaaaaatgggGGTGTTGTTAAGCGGTCGTCGATGCCGGAAAGTACGAATCAACAACGAAACGGCAGTAATGGTAGTTTGGCTTCGAACGGTTCGAATTCGAAACAAATTACGAGTAAAATCGCGAGTTTATGGAAAAGAGTCGAGGAAAGTAAAAAGCAAAGTAATAAAACTATTGATAAACGAGTTTGGATTCAACctgaacaacaaaaattgattcgTAGTAATACCTTTGATAATAAAGATGAATTACATGGAAATCAAGATTCCGGAAAAAGGATATCGAG GTTGGGATCATTTGTAGTAGTGGAAGGTGAACCAAACGTGTAA